The Cololabis saira isolate AMF1-May2022 chromosome 5, fColSai1.1, whole genome shotgun sequence genome segment acctccacgggcgcccccggcgccgctggagcccccagacggagggggaaacggtccaacatccccccattcatactgacaacataagacatagacaccggggaatggtgccaccccgccgccgcacaTGCACTTGGACTTTACCATTACCATTACCAAActgtgcgttactccgttatttctggttacagtgaagcttttttcccctgcacgcggagaccagaggaaaagtagtgtgtgtgcattcaaaaacatgatggtcatggcgagccaaaagaaggcgagtttcacaacgtggagatattgtcattacagtaatctttGGATTTTGCGGGGGATACGTTATAATAATGTAAAAGCCCTTATATGTGTCACGGTCTGAGGTTGAGTGGGTGTGTCTGGCTCCTCCCCACTTACCTGGCAACACCTGCAATCACTCTGGTGCAATCATGCCCACAGCATTTAAGCCTCAGTCCCTCTTCAATCCATGCCAGATTGTCTTGTGTTCTCCAAGCCTTCAGCCGTCTTTCAAGCCAAGTGAGTTTTCCAAGTTTTTGACCCTTTGACCTCTTGATCTTTTTCTGCCCCCAGACCACGTTTTTGCCTAAGCCCTTGCCGGTACCTCTGCCTTCGCTGACAGCTTTTTTGGACTTTGACCTTTGCCTGCCCCTCGTCGGATTTTTGCCTGATCCTTGCCTGTTCTGATTTTTACAATAAATCTTTTGAATCGTTTTCCCTTTGTGTCCATTCCTCGTGTGCCTGACAATATGTTGGAGTTAAAgggccttaaccatgtgcaaaatgCTGTAGGATCTGAGTGGTTGCTGTGAGCACGTTGAAAAATGTGTGGGTAGATGGTGCTctagcgccctctgctggttgaaaagtcatacttatctcttttttttttctttgaccagtgtatttgtttccttgttgtcattttttttattttattttttattttgtaaaagctattttgacgtttgtcttatttttatttttttttgtgatgtcatgaccgaaaataaactgaactgaactaaaCTGAGTTACACTTGAGCTTTCAGCATTTGCATTGTTTTGCAGTGACACACGGAGGAGGTTTCAAGATCACCAGCTGAGACTGCAGATGGATGTTTGGATTTTCAGGTGACTTTCAGCAGGTGGATAGCatctaaggcaaggcaaggcaagtttatttgtatagcaccgttcaacacaaggtaatttaaagtgctttacatcaacattaaaagtggcaagacaattaaacagtaaataacaaataaaatgataagaaaagaggtaaaataataaaaagcacaatgcCTCGCCAACAAGGGATCGGGGGTCACCACATGTTCAACACTATGTAAGGGggatttcaagctgcagcttttgcttatggccataccagcctgaatacgcacaatctcgtctgatctcggaagccaagcagggtcgggcctggttagtaattggatgggagactgcctgggaataccaggtgctgtaagctttttcaaccaccagagggcgctaGAGCTCCATCTACCCACACATTTTTCAACGTGGTAAAAGCCACCACTCACATCCAACAgctttttgcacatggttaaggccctttaaagcgacactacgtaacttttccaccttaatatcatatttccagagtcattgtgatggtacatcaacttcctacaggtttaatgacacctctgtcatggtctgagggggtctgtatcaccttcactggcactatgtaactttgaggagcatggtaggaaccctgccacactaaaagactacaaatcgttacgactttgactgctttacggcatacgtcacttccccctccttcccgattcgcagtcgagacgaaaatgggcagggcgtggagctcagagctccgcagaagctgttgctgcgttgtggctgccgctgcagcagctccacacaacagacgtggggaaaagatcctaatggtttaacttttcaacggtttcctgctcggaggcagagccacgcaggccaagtatctgatataacaaagtaaaagagtgaaagagtcgtcggctcgctttggatcgcggctgtaacgaccttccacacagtaaagcctgaattatggttctgcgttaaatcgacgcagacctacggcgtagggtacgtggaaACGCgtaacgtacggtgcgtgtcgctgcgtaccctacgccgtaggatctgcgtcgatttaacgcagaaccataaacagccttaaaccacaaacactcacacagaccggggcgGATCAAAACaagggttttattccccacttcgccagctaaacgcagttgctggccagctctctgcggtgcaattaaccccaatcttcagataaaactagtttgttgaggaaaaaaatattaactcttatttgtagctgcagaggaaaaaaataatctcacgaggaaaacaaaaatattcggagcctcttccgcataatatagcagtcaaaaaaaaagaaaagagaagtaagagggatacaaaacatgtactgtatgttgtactattatacaaatttattgaaacacatggctcttcagtagggatttcatatgaacccaaacgttaataatcattattttctccatatcccgctccctggcttccttgtttaaggtatcccggtaaattccagttcctttccagcagtttaacatcttttttttttgcgttctgtctgttcacttggtgaaacagaaaagcgtcccgtgttctctcatcaaaacaaatgcagcgacgggacaggagttttctggcagtacgcgctggtgctcatgggaaacgtagtgttctttctggtaaaacactaccgcttttgtccaaaagatgccgccaaagtcagaaaagctgaaagttacgttgtgctgctttaaaggggatctattatgaaaaacagttttttcttgttttaacatatataaaggggtctcccctcaccctgccaacacaggaaagatgaaatcccatgaatttctgcaaggtctgtacccccGCCCTGCAGAATTTTCCAATGTCATGTGACTTTCTAAGGGCTGTTCTGAATgagcgctcatttccataggtcggcctccgctgctgaaaccacgcccacaactctctCTGCCgtctggagcttcagccattgttcagaagcggtgactgtttccacagcgaggggacagtaaacattaggttttgcatcgacatttaccctcataaaaggatcagtgcccagagtacggacccggcaactgcacatgagcggctctattagtaccgtaatacatttttcttgtgtttatgatttcagatcttccaagcaatgcacctgaaactgttcaacgacacattcagaagaagcacggtccttccttgagccagcaatagtgcataaatgttatttatatattttaacaataaagttgccatttgtgaaaattcagtgttgtgatttctttacagttaacatgattcatttgtcttctaacataaatgaaatgaggaatcggagtaaataactgtggtgtacctgtttagaattaaattaaatcttcctgtgtgaagacgaggtgactaaaggctgatttatggttccgcgttacaccaacgcagagcctacggcgtagggtacgcatcgatttaacgcagaaccgtggacacgctttgctacgcagccactgctcttctccccggagcgacgctttgtctcctcccctgctacacgtcattcaagcagccaatcagcacagagcctcattatcatagccccctcCCCTCACCTCacaatgaagcacagaaaaaggctttacaagcggtaaaactagagacatagcccacaggctgaatttctgatttatgtagaagaaacaagctttagattgtttttaagacattcaaggcctttttaaaatatacattaaatgccataatatgtcccctttaactcCAAAAAAAGGCGCTTTTacattatcaccaacaaatcaacgTCTTATATTCAACCCTCACGCACAACGTTCCTCTGACAATTCTACAAACTAAACCTTTTACAATTTTacttgattattttttaaatccagCAGGTGTTCCTGATGCCTCTTACTCCAACAAAGCCACCTCCTCGCGTGAGCTCCAGGAAGACATTCACTGACACTGAGTCCAGTTGAATAAAGCTTTTGTGAATTCTGATGTGGTCCTTGTTACCGGCTCAGTGAACGTACCACACCTGTTTCTGGCTCTGTGCAGATGCATGGAGCCTTCACAGCCACTATATGGGGCTGCCAAGTTGCAAGATGGGCATAAATATACAGAAATCGTGGGATATTGAAGTTATCTGTGGAGCTGAGCTATTGCAGGGATGTCTGGCGAGATGTTCAACACCCTGAGGTTTGTCAGACCTACAAACTGTTCTGAGTGACAGAAGGAGGTTCCCCTTATCTGTCCAACCTTGTGTTTGACCTTATATACAGTACCTTAAAGTGGATTGTATTTTTATGTTACCGTGTGTCACGTTGTTACAAGATAAATCTCAGCGTCTCGATAATCCGCAGTTCTTAGTTTGCTGTTCTGGTGGATCTTCTCAGTGCAAACCTGAAAAACGTCAGAGAAAAATAGCATGTAAATAGGTATTGCCGCTCTCTAAAATTGTCAGCTGATTATTCCTTCCAAGTCACAGCTGATCTGCATCATTTGATGTCAATTATTCTAGAAGAcgtcacgcacacacacttgtCTTAGCATGTTTGCTGGCCCCTGAACGTTTTATGTGTCTGCAAGTTCACCTTCATTGtttcatcatgaaaaataaaaagccaaCACTCTGGTCATGCTCTTGAGTGCATCTTTGTGGGTTATTTCACACACATGAAACATTTGATTTATAGAAAAACATTGTGTAAGTTAACTCTACCCAATTAATATTACTACAAGTGATAATACCAAGTGAAGTAAAAGTATCAGACAAATACATCACTAGTGGAagcagtaataaaaaaaaataaaaaaacaatacaggTCTGTAAATTGCTTTTTTGTCAATAGTTTTGCTTTTAGTTGTATATAGATATTTCATATAACTTTTGTATATAGATATTTTAATTAGTTTTTGTATAAAGTTGTTGCTTAGTGTAAATGAAACTTTGAGTTATTATGTGCAAACTGCGTGGTTATTTAAATTTGAAGTTTGATGTTGACTGTTGTACTTATAAttcattactattattatttattaacttATTTACAGAATTTATTTTGTGGTAAGGGTATTTATATTGAATTTacacattttgatttatttttttgcatttatttagttatttatttattttatttgttatgtgTTAAGCATGTAACTTGGGTGACATGCTATCTTATAAATTAAATACAATGGTAATGCTGTTCGATTTCTTTTCGAAGCATTATCCATATAAAACCTCGCCAAGGGCGCCACATTGGGAAGGGCCAGCTCTGGTCCTGTCGATAAGTTTATTGTTTCAATGACAAAATTTAAACTTCCTTTAGTGGTCACACGGTGGTTACAACGATCACATTGTACAGTGTGACTCAGCTCATTACACCTCAGCTGATTACTCAGAGACGCTACTGGAAATTGCTCGAATGATAAAGTACACAAGGTTCACGCGTAAAAGGTGGCGAGcgcaaaagataaaataaaaaagtgcaacGATGCATTCAGGTTCCATCTGTCCCATTTTCTGAAAATTCGACTCCATTTTGGCCGACCAAAGCAACCAAActcaaaataatgataataagaataaaaataataataaaaaacaaacaaataaataataatttctgtgtgttttttcgaAATTATAACAAGCATTCTTAATATTTCAAGGGTGAGACATAACCATAATCCAAGGATTTTAAGAGCAGCATCTTGTCCCAAACGTTTCTGTTATTGATATTCGGTGTTAAAAGCTCATTAACCACATTGAGAATTTCTCAGAAGAAAACAATTATTATGTGTCCCGTCGTTGTGGCGTCAGGCGGTCTCCCACGTGCCATTTGCGCTCGACTCGCTCTGGAAAGTTACTTTCCCACAGTGCGGGAGACGTGAAGGCAGCACTTCACCACGGCCTGTTTGCTCCCGGGCCGCCGGGTGCAGAGCTGCGGGGAACGGACCTGCGACCGCGGCGGGGCCGTGTGCACACACACGCCGGAACATCCCAAATCACTGCTATTATCcgacttaaggctgattcatggtcccgcgttactccaacgcagaccctacgccataggctacggcgtaggctctgcgtcgatttaacgcggaaccataaatcagcctttatgccgcgttccatttttccttggaagtggggatttcctagcccccagtcggaattttcaactggaacgcccctcgaagtgggatttcccactgggaaagtgggagagtcttcaccacccccgagttcacattccaagatggctaccccggttgtaaacagtagaagagagctctgtaaaaattcttagcacttcattctagttttggtcacactaaatcagtcgtattcaagtattgttcggcatatatatgctgctatagtgtactttacatttttcatgtggtatatgcgaactataaactactttgtaactggaacgctgataactcggctgtgacgtcattcccagttccgagttccgacttccgaggtaaatggaacgcagcattagcTTCGATGTGACATCATCTTCAACGTCCCACTTAATATTTCCGACATTTGGACAAATAATTTAATATcaattcattacatttaaatggaTGAACTTTAAAGACGGTTTCTAATCAGTGTGggtttcaatttatttatttataggctatatataaaacaaacaaataaccaCAGGATGTTATATATGATAAACCACAGGCATTAAAATCAGTTTAGATGAAAGCTTAATTAATGTCAATTTTTAGACCTGTTCATGTAAAACACAAACCACGATCACGTGACTACCACCTTAAACCTTTAATTAAGTGAGATGTTAATCCTCCTTTTATACGACCTATATGTTAATTAAGTCGATGTTGTATTTGTACAGAGTGGAAGTTGTCTCGTTTAATGCTCGTAAATCAAAAGTGTATAGTTTATTGTGATGGCAGTCTGCGGGTCTCCGTTATTCAAAGAGTCGTGTGCACAAACCTGAGTCTGCATCCTGCGTGACAGGCGTGTTTTTCACTTTTGCACTCGGTTCTGTTGTACACAGAGGGCTATAAAGCACCCGCCCCATCGCTCTCAATCACATCTCACCGAGGAAACGAGAATCACCTGCTTCTGCCTCTGCTAACCAGCGACACATCCACAAAAATGGACCCTTGCGATTGCGCTAAGAGTAAGTAccttattttaatgtaattagaCTGAGATCGTTGTGTGCCCCCATGTAACTGTCTCACATGAGACTAACTGCCTTGTTTTTGACACTCAGGTGGAAAATGCAACTGCGCAGGATCCTGCTCCTGCTCCAACTGCTCCTGCACCAGCTGCAAGAAGAGTAAGatttctgtctgtgtgtgtgtccaaaGTGAATACGAAATATTAGAAATTCTAGGgttttagaatcagaatcagctttattggccaggttcgaacattgtccaacaaggaatttgactccggtaattaaTTGACCTTGACTAACTGGCTGTTAGACGTCTCATGTGCCCTCAATTTGTTTTGCATCTCAAATTTTCAAGCATTAATTTCAGCTATTAAACTGGGCATCTATATAATATAGCCACATGCAGTTTGTCCAAGTTCATTAAGATTGTATTTAAGAGCTCCTAGATGTGTTCTGTTACTAATGACTTGTCTCTACACTGCaggctgctgcccctgctgCCCCACAGGCTGCCCTAAATGTGCCTCTGGCTGCGTGTGCAAAGGGAAGACCTGTGACACTGCCTGCTGCCAGTGATGACCCTGTGCAGTAACCCCGATTCTCCTCCCGAGAACCTTAACACTTATTTTCCATTATGTAGGCACAGAATGAtttttgt includes the following:
- the mt2 gene encoding metallothionein-2, translated to MDPCDCAKSGKCNCAGSCSCSNCSCTSCKKSCCPCCPTGCPKCASGCVCKGKTCDTACCQ